The Oncorhynchus tshawytscha isolate Ot180627B linkage group LG05, Otsh_v2.0, whole genome shotgun sequence genome includes a window with the following:
- the mrpl47 gene encoding 39S ribosomal protein L47, mitochondrial yields MAATSVGRVLTLCRQFQNAFRISTSLAVQQSALTLTKSQSYLDRLTYPLLSSNWHCHVGQYRPLHTTISRRGLEEFFDIPENWGEPTVKSGAPWTAKQLRTKSNEDLHKLWYVLLKEKNMLLTIEQESKRQRIQMPSPERLKKIERSMKRLDTVVKEREDALRLLQTGQERARPGAWRKDIFGRVYWYRFREHALPWYMNKRYKRKRFYTPLFVTPHIRLRLEKHLRAKTRIQNKEREKQTVLQEKFPQMKAQSS; encoded by the exons ATGGCGGCGACCTCAGTAGGACGCGTTTTGACACTTTGCAGACAGTTTCAAAACGCTTTTAGGATTTCTACATCGTTAGCCGTCCAACAGTCTGCTCTCACTTTGACCAAATCTCAGTCTTATCTTGATAG GTTAACGTATCCACTTTTGAGCTCAAATTGGCACTGTCATGTTGGCCAGTATCGGCCTCTGCACACTACCATCAGCAGAAGAGGACTTGAGGAGTTTTTCGACATACCTGAAAACTGGGGGGAGCCAACAGTGAAGTCAG GAGCACCATGGACTGCCAAGCAACTAAGGACGAAAAGTAATGAAGACTTACATAAGCTCTG GTATGTGCTCCTGAAAGAGAAGAACATGCTACTTACCATTGAGCAGGAGTCCAAAAGGCAAAGAATTCAGATGCCAAGTCCAGAGCGCCTAAAGAAG ATCGAAAGGTCCATGAAGAGACTAGACACagtggtgaaggagagagaagacgCCCTCCGCCTGCTGCAGACAGGCCAGGAGAGAGCAAGACCTGGGGCCTGGAGAAAGGACATCTTTGGACGGGTCTACTG GTACCGGTTTAGAGAGCATGCCCTTCCTTGGTACATGAACAAGAGATACAAACGCAAACGTTTCTACACACCATTATTTGTCACCCCCCACATAAG GCTTCGTCTAGAGAAACACCTCCGTGCTAAGACCAGAAtacagaacaaggagagagaaaaacaaaccGTACTCCAGGAGAAGTTTCCCCAAATGAAGGCCCAGTCATCATGA